From Candoia aspera isolate rCanAsp1 chromosome 8, rCanAsp1.hap2, whole genome shotgun sequence, a single genomic window includes:
- the SLC25A4 gene encoding ADP/ATP translocase 1, producing MADQALSFLKDFLAGGIAAAISKTAVAPIERVKLLLQVQHASQQITAEKQYKGIIDCVVRIPKEQGIISFWRGNLANVIRYFPTQALNFAFKDKYKQIFLGGVDKRKQFWRYFAGNLASGGAAGATSLCFVYPLDFARTRLAADVGKGLNERQFTGLGNCIAKIYKSDGLRGLYQGFNVSVQGIIIYRAAYFGIYDTAKGMLPDPKNVHIIVSWMIAQSVTAVAGLVSYPFDTVRRRMMMQSGRKGADIMYKGTIDCWKKIAKDEGGKAFFKGAWSNVLRGMGGAFVLVLYDEIKKFV from the exons ATGGCTGACCAGGCTCTTAGTTTTCTTAAGGACTTTTTGGCGGGGGGTATCGCTGCTGCCATTTCCAAGACGGCTGTAGCGCCTATTGAGAGAGTCAAGTTGCTGCTACAG GTCCAGCATGCTAGCCAACAAATCACAGCTGAAAAACAGTACAAGGGAATCATAGACTGTGTGGTAAGGATTCCCAAGGAGCAAGGCATCATTTCCTTCTGGAGAGGCAACCTGGCCAATGTCATCCGGTACTTCCCCACCCAGGCCCTCAACTTTGCGTTCAAGGACAAGTACAAGCAGATTTTCCTTGGGGGAGTGGACAAACGCAAGCAGTTCTGGCGTTACTTTGCAGGCAACCTGGCCTCTGGAGGTGCAGCAGGAGCAACATCTCTCTGCTTCGTGTATCCTCTAGATTTTGCCAGGACCAGGCTCGCTGCTGATGTGGGCAAAGGGCTGAATGAAAGGCAGTTCACTGGGCTAGGCAATTGCATTGCTAAGATCTACAAATCGGATGGCCTCAGGGGTCTCTACCAGGGATTCAATGTGTCAGTCCAGGGTATCATCATCTACCGAGCTGCTTATTTTGGCATCTACGATACAGCTAAGG GCATGCTGCCTGATCCGAAGAATGTACACATCATAGTCAGCTGGATGATAGCCCAGAGTGTAACTGCAGTAGCAGGTCTGGTATCCTACCCTTTCGACACTGTGCGACGTAGAATGATGATGCAGTCTGGTAGGAAAGGAG CGGACATCATGTACAAGGGTACAATCGACTGCTGGAAAAAGATTGCTAAAGATGAAGGAGGCAAGGCTTTCTTCAAAGGTGCCTGGTCCAATGTGCTGAGAGGCATGGGGGGTGCTTTTGTGTTAGTCTTGTATGATGAGATCAAGAAATTTGTCTAA